Proteins from one Ammoniphilus sp. CFH 90114 genomic window:
- a CDS encoding restriction endonuclease — protein MAKRRRRRSKRKSNDAIFIIALTLILYVGYILYKATLGVIDFIDWIINQILNWTIFEWFLWGSLTFGLIFFIIKFKKYKYLKQKQRIEHQQKVKIRRSGNMERLKTMDPFDFEEYIAVLFKLMGYEEVTVTRKSGDGGKDIIFKKGNEICIAECKRYNSPKVTRPDVQKFHSALIDMNAKEGFYITIGNFTKPAVDYVLDKPIHLIDGHRLLSLIEEYSDEIT, from the coding sequence ATGGCTAAACGGAGAAGACGGCGCTCCAAGCGTAAATCGAATGATGCAATTTTTATAATAGCTTTAACTCTTATTTTATATGTAGGTTACATCCTTTATAAGGCAACGCTTGGAGTGATTGATTTTATCGATTGGATTATTAATCAAATATTAAATTGGACTATATTTGAATGGTTCTTATGGGGTTCATTAACTTTCGGACTTATTTTTTTTATTATAAAATTTAAGAAATATAAGTATTTAAAGCAAAAGCAGAGAATAGAACATCAGCAGAAGGTAAAGATTCGCCGTAGTGGAAACATGGAACGCCTAAAAACGATGGACCCGTTTGATTTTGAGGAGTATATTGCCGTTCTCTTTAAATTAATGGGCTATGAAGAAGTGACGGTTACAAGGAAATCAGGAGATGGCGGAAAGGATATTATCTTTAAAAAGGGGAACGAAATTTGCATTGCAGAATGCAAACGATATAACTCACCAAAAGTAACTCGACCTGACGTTCAAAAATTTCATAGTGCATTAATCGATATGAATGCAAAAGAAGGGTTTTATATTACCATTGGCAATTTTACTAAACCCGCTGTTGATTACGTATTGGACAAGCCTATACATCTAATTGATGGG
- a CDS encoding type II toxin-antitoxin system PemK/MazF family toxin, with translation MRIDFTKLRRIISSSTSASRNAIDSSESLSEFTASIANYIEHNHRIKENEMAMITMSMEDWRRKRNNRTYSGSDPIKIGDIFYADLGLTYSPELAYNHPVVILEQIRGLYLVLPVSTSHDSLTKAYHPILNPTGKKFLRKVLASEGEGFLEDSAILISNMRTISPARLHGDKKGSMNNVTDPSSLFQEIRNTAFKMAFPKLESKSKRTYSLINKLWNNRRILQEKIKLLEEEKKLLTTQINLLQNQTENN, from the coding sequence ATGCGTATCGATTTTACTAAGCTTAGAAGAATCATTAGTTCTTCAACTAGTGCATCAAGAAACGCAATAGATTCGAGTGAATCGTTGTCTGAATTTACTGCTTCTATTGCCAATTACATAGAACACAATCATCGTATAAAAGAAAACGAAATGGCAATGATTACAATGTCAATGGAGGATTGGCGAAGAAAACGCAATAATAGGACATACTCTGGAAGTGATCCGATTAAAATTGGAGATATTTTTTATGCAGATTTGGGTTTAACTTATAGTCCAGAGTTGGCTTATAATCATCCTGTTGTAATTCTGGAACAGATTCGTGGATTGTATTTAGTTCTTCCAGTTTCAACTTCCCATGATAGTTTGACAAAAGCTTACCATCCGATATTGAATCCCACAGGTAAAAAATTTCTAAGAAAAGTTCTTGCAAGTGAAGGGGAGGGTTTTTTGGAGGACAGTGCAATTTTGATCAGCAATATGAGAACGATTAGCCCAGCAAGACTTCACGGTGACAAAAAGGGTTCAATGAATAACGTAACTGACCCCTCCTCACTATTCCAAGAAATCCGTAATACAGCATTCAAAATGGCTTTTCCTAAGTTAGAGTCAAAATCAAAAAGGACTTATTCACTTATTAACAAACTTTGGAATAATCGGAGGATTTTACAAGAAAAGATTAAATTACTTGAAGAGGAGAAAAAACTCCTAACTACACAGATTAATCTACTCCAAAATCAAACAGAAAATAATTGA